A single Triticum dicoccoides isolate Atlit2015 ecotype Zavitan chromosome 2A, WEW_v2.0, whole genome shotgun sequence DNA region contains:
- the LOC119355988 gene encoding uncharacterized protein LOC119355988 — translation MKGGGGGGGGKESATGSFLRFLLLLLLPLTALYFFYTLHLLLASAASSSTASCPPDPTAVSSRVSTNRTAAAVADSKAAPAASAATTLQHVVFGIAASSRFWDKRKEYIKVWWRPRGAMRGYVWLDREVRESNMSTARTGLPAIKISSDTSAFPYTHRRGHRSAIRISRIVSETFRLGLPGVRWFVMGDDDTVFFPDNLLTVLNKFDHRQPYYIGSLSESHLQNIYFSYGMAYGGGGFAISRPLAEALARIQDGCISRYPALYGSDDRIQACMAELGVPLTKHPGFHQYDVYGDLLGLLAAHPVAPIVTLHHLDVVQPLFPNAPARPAAVRRLFSGPVRLDPAGIMQQSICYDGANRWTVSVAWGFAVLVSRGVTSPREMEMPARTFLNWYRRADYTAYAFNTRPLARTPCHKPAVYYLSSARSAEAARGGETTVTRYERWRPANETRPACRWNITDPDAHLDHIVVLKRPDPGIWDRSPRRNCCRVLSSPKVGKEGKKTMTIDVGVCRDGEFSQVV, via the exons ATgaaggggggcggcggcggcggcggcggcaaggagtCCGCCACCGGCTCcttcctccgcttcctcctcctgctcctcctccccctcaccGCCCTCTACTTCTTCTACAcgctccacctcctcctcgcctccgccgcctcctcgtccACCGCGTCCTGCCCGCCGGACCCCACCGCGGTCTCCTCCCGCGTCTCCACCAACCGCACCGCTGCGGCGGTGGCCGACAGTAAGGCCGCCCCCGCGGCGTCCGCGGCGACGACGCTGCAGCACGTGGTGTTCGGCATCGCGGCCTCGTCGCGGTTCTGGGACAAGCGCAAGGAGTACATCAAGGTGTGGTGGCGCCCGCGCGGCGCCATGCGCGGCTACGTCTGGCTGGACCGCGAGGTGCGGGAGTCCAACATGTCGACGGCGCGGACGGGGCTCCCGGCCATCAAGATCTCCTCCGACACCTCCGCCTTCCCCTACACGCACCGGCGCGGCCACCGCTCCGCCATCCGCATCTCCCGCATCGTCTCCGAGACCTTCCGCCTCGGCCTCCCCGGCGTGCGCTGGTTCGTCATGGGCGACGACGACACCGTCTTCTTCCCGGACAACCTGCTCACCGTCCTCAACAAGTTCGACCACCGCCAGCCCTACTACATCGGCTCCCTCTCCGAGAGCCACCTGCAGAACATCTACTTCTCCTACGGGATGGcgtacggcggcggcggcttcgccaTCAGCAGGCCGCTGGCGGAGGCGCTCGCGCGGATTCAGGACGGCTGCATCAGCCGCTACCCGGCGCTCTACGGCAGCGACGACCGGATCCAGGCGTGCATGGCGGAGCTGGGGGTGCCGCTCACCAAGCACCCGGGGTTCCACCAGTACGACGTGTACGGGGACCTGCTGGGCCTCCTGGCGGCGCACCCGGTGGCGCCGATCGTGACGCTGCACCACCTGGACGTGGTGCAGCCGCTGTTCCCCAACGCGCCCGCGCGGCCGGCGGCGGTGCGGAGGCTGTTCAGCGGGCCCGTGAGGCTGGACCCGGCGGGGATAATGCAGCAGTCCATCTGCTACGACGGGGCGAACCGGTGGACGGTGTCGGTGGCGTGGGGGTTCGCCGTGCTGGTGTCGAGGGGGGTGACCTCGCCGCGGGAGATGGAGATGCCGGCGCGGACGTTCCTCAACTGGTACCGGCGCGCCGACTACACGGCGTACGCCTTCAACACGCGGCCCCTGGCGCGCACGCCGTGCCACAAGCCGGCCGTGTACTACCTGTCGTCGGCGCGCAGCGCGGAGGCCGCCCGCGGCGGGGAGACAACGGTGACGCGGTACGAGCGGTGGCGCCCCGCGAACGAGACGCGGCCCGCGTGCCGTTGGAACATCACCGACCCGGACGCGCATCTCGACCACATCGTCGTGCTCAAGAGGCCCGACCCCGGGATATGGGACCGG TCGCCGAGGAGGAACTGCTGTAGGGTGCTGTCGTCGCCCAAGGTGGGGAAGGAGGGGAAGAAGACGATGACCATCGACGTGGGCGTGTGCAGGGACGGCGAGTTCAGCCAAGTAGTCTAG